A part of Candidatus Deferrimicrobium borealis genomic DNA contains:
- a CDS encoding PTS sugar transporter subunit IIA produces MIGAVVVSHGAFATELVRAAGIIVGKIEGVVAVDISPDMSVEAIHDAVEGAVRTVEDGDGVLLLTDMFGGTPSNIGLSFLGTHRVVVLTGVNLPMMVKFPMVREGIPLDELATQLQECGHRSIMIPGDMLKKKAEKKPEK; encoded by the coding sequence ATGATCGGAGCGGTCGTCGTTTCCCACGGCGCTTTCGCCACGGAACTGGTACGCGCCGCCGGGATCATCGTCGGGAAGATCGAGGGGGTTGTCGCCGTCGACATTTCCCCCGACATGAGCGTCGAGGCGATCCACGATGCGGTGGAGGGGGCCGTCCGCACGGTCGAGGACGGGGACGGCGTGCTGCTTCTCACCGACATGTTCGGCGGGACGCCCTCCAACATCGGCCTGTCGTTCCTCGGCACGCACCGCGTGGTGGTCCTGACGGGGGTGAACCTGCCGATGATGGTCAAGTTCCCCATGGTCCGGGAGGGGATACCGCTCGACGAACTCGCAACCCAGCTCCAGGAGTGCGGCCATCGCAGCATCATGATTCCGGGGGACATGCTGAAGAAGAAGGCCGAAAAGAAGCCGGAGAAGTAA
- a CDS encoding phenylphosphate carboxylase subunit delta, translating to MSGPVVRQGAAAGAARIRLFLTDVDGVLTDGGILFDAAGMESKRFHVRDGHGIKMLQRAGVAVGIITGRTSEVVAIRARELGIDIVRQGEKDKVAAWREILAGSGLLPVETAYAGDDIVDLPLLRAVGFSAAPSDAEPYILDAVHFVSSRPGGHGAVREIVEFLLRSRGVWDAVTSKYFSGGAGG from the coding sequence ATGAGCGGCCCGGTGGTGCGCCAGGGAGCTGCGGCGGGGGCGGCGCGGATCCGCCTGTTCCTTACCGACGTGGACGGGGTGCTGACGGATGGAGGAATTCTCTTCGACGCCGCGGGGATGGAGTCGAAGAGGTTCCACGTTCGGGACGGTCACGGGATCAAGATGCTGCAGCGCGCGGGGGTAGCGGTCGGGATCATCACGGGGAGAACCTCCGAGGTGGTCGCGATCCGGGCGCGGGAGCTGGGGATCGACATCGTGCGGCAGGGGGAAAAAGACAAGGTGGCGGCATGGCGCGAGATACTCGCCGGGAGCGGCCTCCTTCCGGTGGAGACCGCATACGCCGGGGACGACATCGTGGATCTCCCGCTGCTGCGCGCCGTCGGGTTCTCGGCGGCGCCCTCCGACGCCGAACCGTACATTCTCGACGCGGTTCACTTCGTCTCGTCACGGCCCGGCGGGCACGGGGCGGTGCGGGAGATCGTCGAGTTCCTCCTCCGGTCGCGCGGGGTGTGGGACGCCGTGACCTCGAAATACTTTTCGGGGGGAGCGGGGGGATGA
- a CDS encoding PTS sugar transporter subunit IIA: MRIQDIIPPEAVVDGLRAETKEGVLRELSEAVCRRLPALSPARLTAVLMDREGLGSTGIGEGVAIPHGKIPGIDRLVAVFGRSPAGVQFASLDGKPARLFFLILAPENSAGMHLKALARISRLLKDQRFRARLLAADGAEGLSQVLREADERA, translated from the coding sequence ATGAGGATCCAGGACATCATTCCCCCGGAGGCCGTGGTGGACGGCCTCCGGGCGGAGACGAAGGAGGGGGTTCTTCGCGAGCTCTCGGAGGCGGTCTGCCGGCGGCTCCCGGCCCTTTCCCCCGCCCGCCTGACCGCGGTCCTGATGGACCGCGAGGGATTGGGGAGCACGGGAATCGGCGAAGGGGTGGCGATTCCCCACGGGAAGATCCCGGGGATCGACCGGCTGGTCGCCGTCTTCGGGCGCAGCCCCGCGGGTGTGCAGTTCGCCTCCCTCGACGGGAAGCCGGCCCGGCTCTTCTTCCTGATCCTCGCCCCGGAGAATTCCGCGGGGATGCACCTCAAGGCGCTTGCGCGCATCTCGCGGCTCCTCAAGGATCAGCGGTTCCGGGCGCGGCTTCTGGCGGCCGACGGTGCCGAGGGGCTTTCGCAGGTCCTCCGGGAAGCGGACGAGCGCGCCTGA
- the lptA gene encoding lipopolysaccharide transport periplasmic protein LptA, with the protein MRILRIFGALSLVAALAGVAGAQERGGESARDLGSRPIDVNADRLSADNARNTVTFEGDVVARQGDVTLYADRIEAIYSREAGAIDRIEAVGNVRFVQEGREALSPRATFHNLEQRIVLSGGATLRQGQNTVRGETLTVFLRENRSVVTGGKDGGRVQAVISPKGIVETSPK; encoded by the coding sequence ATGCGGATTCTCCGGATCTTCGGGGCCCTTTCGCTCGTCGCGGCCCTGGCCGGCGTCGCCGGAGCGCAGGAGCGCGGAGGCGAGTCCGCGCGGGACCTGGGCAGCCGTCCGATCGACGTCAACGCCGACCGCCTCAGCGCCGACAATGCGCGCAACACCGTCACCTTCGAGGGAGACGTGGTGGCGCGGCAGGGAGACGTCACGCTCTACGCCGACCGGATCGAGGCCATCTACTCCCGCGAAGCGGGGGCGATCGACCGGATCGAGGCGGTGGGCAACGTCCGGTTCGTACAGGAGGGCCGGGAGGCACTTTCCCCGCGTGCCACCTTCCACAACCTCGAGCAGCGGATCGTCCTCTCCGGGGGCGCGACGCTCCGGCAGGGGCAGAATACCGTCCGGGGAGAGACGCTCACCGTCTTCCTGCGGGAGAACCGGTCCGTGGTGACGGGCGGCAAGGACGGCGGCCGTGTCCAGGCGGTGATCAGCCCCAAGGGGATCGTGGAGACGTCACCGAAGTGA
- the rapZ gene encoding RNase adapter RapZ: MTAVDAGPHRADIVVVTGLSGAGKSTAIKVFEDLGYYCVDNLPPVLLPKIVDVVSEARGEEARVALGMDIRGQEFLPDLSRVLDELRAGRSAVHVLFLDAADEVLVRRFSETRRKHPLEVRGGALGAIRKERRILSPLREMADAVIDTSEFNVHQLRDAVVRRFRREGGGDLQVSVISFGYRYGIPVEADMVVDVRFLDNPNFVPELKRLTGLDPGVRDYVLGARPSKGFLRRLSDLLLFLLPLYRKEGKAYFTLGVGCTGGRHRSVAVAEAIGDILGKGREAAVVVHRDLSRSSLSSKGMR, from the coding sequence GTGACCGCCGTCGACGCGGGCCCGCATCGCGCGGACATCGTCGTCGTGACCGGGCTGTCGGGGGCCGGGAAGAGCACGGCGATCAAGGTGTTCGAGGACCTCGGCTACTATTGTGTGGACAACCTGCCGCCGGTTCTCCTTCCAAAGATCGTCGACGTCGTCTCCGAGGCGCGGGGCGAAGAGGCCCGGGTGGCCCTCGGGATGGACATCCGGGGGCAGGAGTTTCTCCCGGACCTCTCCAGGGTGCTCGACGAACTGCGGGCGGGGCGGAGCGCGGTCCACGTCCTCTTCCTGGACGCCGCGGACGAGGTGCTCGTGCGGAGGTTCAGCGAAACGCGGCGCAAACACCCGCTCGAGGTCAGGGGCGGAGCCCTGGGCGCGATCCGGAAGGAGCGGAGGATCCTCTCGCCGCTGCGGGAGATGGCGGACGCCGTCATCGATACATCCGAGTTCAACGTCCACCAGCTTCGAGACGCGGTTGTGCGACGGTTTCGCCGCGAGGGGGGCGGCGATCTGCAGGTGAGCGTCATCTCCTTCGGGTACCGGTACGGGATTCCCGTCGAGGCGGACATGGTGGTCGACGTCCGGTTCCTCGACAATCCGAACTTTGTTCCGGAACTCAAACGGTTAACCGGCCTTGACCCGGGGGTCCGCGATTATGTCCTGGGGGCCCGCCCGTCGAAAGGGTTCCTGCGCCGCCTGTCGGATCTGTTGCTTTTCCTCCTTCCCCTCTATAGAAAGGAAGGGAAGGCGTACTTCACGCTGGGCGTCGGCTGCACCGGCGGCAGGCATCGGTCCGTCGCGGTCGCGGAGGCGATCGGCGATATTCTCGGGAAGGGGAGGGAAGCGGCCGTCGTGGTCCACCGCGACCTGTCGCGCTCCTCCCTGTCCTCCAAGGGGATGAGATGA
- the rpoN gene encoding RNA polymerase factor sigma-54, producing the protein MALELRQSLKLSQQLVMTPQLQQAIKLLQLSRLELQQAVREELEVNPALEETSEETGEETAGEEAPTVEVFTPPTPEEGPTPKEGDGLIDRVDWEYYFNEGSRDGRVDRDTDEEDGRPYYENTLTRRPGLTEHLETQLRLLDISDAEREIALYLVGNIDENGYLKTTAEEAAQALSLPVEEVERAIATVQTLDPLGVGARDLRECLMIQAREKGAGFELPLRILADHFDLFSRGDVAGTARRLKLPKEAVKEAFQKLVTLWPKPGREYSGDDVHYITPDVYLFKVDDQWVITLNDDGQPRLRLSSYYRRLLTGDAEGLPKEDREFLKQKVNAALWFIKSIEQRKRTIYKVVESIVKLQRDFLEKGPGHLRPLTLRDVAEDIEMHESTVSRVTSGKYVNTPHGIFELKYFFTSGLNREGGEEDIASKSVKEKIREIIHAEGGNKPLSDQELMRLLRNQGIRIARRTVTKYRAAMGLLASSRRKKQF; encoded by the coding sequence ATGGCGCTGGAACTCCGACAATCTCTCAAGCTCAGTCAGCAGCTGGTGATGACCCCCCAGCTGCAGCAGGCGATCAAGCTGTTGCAGCTGTCGCGGCTCGAACTGCAGCAGGCGGTGCGGGAGGAGCTGGAGGTCAACCCTGCGCTCGAGGAGACCAGCGAGGAGACCGGCGAGGAAACGGCCGGCGAGGAGGCCCCGACGGTCGAGGTGTTCACACCCCCGACCCCGGAGGAGGGTCCTACGCCGAAGGAAGGCGACGGCCTCATCGACCGCGTGGACTGGGAGTACTACTTCAACGAAGGCTCCCGCGACGGACGCGTGGATCGGGACACCGACGAAGAGGACGGGCGTCCCTACTACGAGAATACCCTCACGCGTCGTCCCGGCCTCACCGAGCACCTCGAGACGCAGCTGCGGCTCCTGGACATCTCCGACGCCGAGCGCGAGATCGCGCTCTACCTGGTCGGCAACATCGATGAAAACGGGTATCTGAAGACTACGGCAGAGGAGGCCGCGCAGGCCCTCTCGCTTCCGGTCGAAGAGGTGGAGCGCGCCATCGCGACGGTCCAGACGCTCGATCCCCTGGGGGTCGGCGCGAGGGACCTGCGGGAATGCCTGATGATCCAGGCCCGGGAAAAGGGCGCGGGGTTCGAGCTTCCGCTCCGGATCCTCGCGGACCACTTCGACCTGTTCTCCAGGGGGGACGTGGCCGGAACCGCGCGTCGGCTCAAGCTTCCGAAGGAGGCCGTCAAGGAGGCGTTCCAGAAGCTCGTCACCCTGTGGCCGAAGCCCGGCCGCGAATACTCGGGGGACGACGTCCACTACATCACCCCCGACGTCTACCTGTTCAAGGTCGATGACCAATGGGTCATCACCCTGAACGACGACGGTCAGCCCCGGCTTCGCCTCTCCTCCTACTACCGGCGCCTGCTGACGGGGGACGCCGAGGGGCTCCCGAAGGAGGATCGGGAGTTCCTGAAGCAGAAGGTCAACGCGGCGCTGTGGTTCATCAAGAGCATCGAGCAGCGCAAGCGCACCATCTACAAGGTCGTGGAGAGCATCGTTAAACTGCAGCGCGATTTCCTCGAGAAGGGTCCCGGCCACCTGCGGCCCCTGACGTTGCGGGACGTCGCCGAGGACATCGAGATGCACGAGTCCACCGTGTCGAGGGTGACCAGCGGCAAGTACGTGAACACCCCCCACGGGATCTTCGAGCTGAAGTACTTCTTCACCTCGGGGCTCAACCGGGAGGGGGGGGAGGAGGATATCGCCTCCAAGTCCGTCAAGGAGAAAATCCGGGAGATCATCCACGCCGAAGGCGGGAACAAGCCGCTCAGCGACCAGGAGTTGATGCGGCTCCTGCGGAATCAGGGGATCCGGATCGCCCGGCGGACCGTGACAAAGTACCGCGCGGCGATGGGACTGCTGGCCTCATCGCGGCGAAAGAAGCAGTTCTGA
- the lptB gene encoding LPS export ABC transporter ATP-binding protein, with amino-acid sequence MEGLKKRYRRREVVKGVSLEARSGEVVGLLGPNGAGKTTIFYMMVGLVRPDEGEVRLNGAVVTELPMHRRARMGLGYLPQEPSVFRKLSVRDNILAFLEETSLSPGERRDRSEAILRDMRIGHVSDTMGYALSGGERRRVEIARALVLSPDFLLLDEPFAGIDPISVADLQQVILGLKERGIGVIMTDHNVRDTLKVCDRAYIISDGEILLAGEPGEIAASERVREIYLGDGFSL; translated from the coding sequence GTGGAGGGACTGAAGAAACGATACCGGCGCCGGGAAGTCGTCAAGGGGGTTTCCCTCGAGGCGCGGTCCGGAGAAGTGGTCGGCCTGCTCGGCCCCAACGGCGCAGGGAAGACGACGATCTTCTATATGATGGTGGGGCTGGTTCGCCCCGACGAGGGCGAGGTGCGGCTGAACGGCGCCGTCGTGACGGAACTCCCGATGCACCGCCGCGCGCGGATGGGGCTGGGCTACCTTCCCCAGGAGCCGTCCGTCTTCCGGAAGCTTTCCGTTCGGGACAACATCCTCGCTTTCCTCGAGGAGACTTCCCTGTCTCCGGGGGAGCGCCGGGATCGCTCCGAGGCGATCCTGCGCGACATGCGCATCGGCCACGTCTCCGACACGATGGGGTACGCCCTGTCCGGTGGGGAGCGTCGCCGCGTCGAGATCGCCCGGGCTCTGGTCCTTTCCCCGGATTTCCTTTTGCTGGACGAGCCGTTCGCGGGCATCGACCCGATTTCCGTGGCCGACCTTCAGCAGGTGATCCTCGGATTAAAAGAGCGCGGGATCGGGGTTATAATGACGGATCATAACGTGCGCGACACGCTCAAGGTCTGCGACCGCGCGTACATCATCTCCGATGGGGAGATCCTCCTCGCGGGAGAGCCCGGGGAGATCGCCGCGTCGGAACGGGTCCGGGAGATCTACCTGGGAGACGGTTTCTCGCTCTGA
- the raiA gene encoding ribosome-associated translation inhibitor RaiA: MNQINVTFRHVDPSQALKDYVVGKLGKIEKVVEKSFDAHVTLSVEKYRHIAEVFLTARGITIKAFESTEDLYSAIDLVCDKVERQLKKYREKRKEKGQAVTPEPMVSGSSLTIAAGEGRPRIIHSDNFLAKPMTVEDAARHLDMLRLDVVMFVNQETNQPSVVFRQQDGNIGFTEPPAR; encoded by the coding sequence GTGAACCAGATCAACGTGACGTTCCGGCATGTCGACCCGAGCCAGGCATTGAAGGATTACGTGGTCGGGAAATTGGGAAAGATCGAAAAAGTGGTCGAAAAGTCGTTCGACGCGCACGTCACCCTGTCCGTCGAGAAGTACCGCCACATCGCCGAGGTGTTCCTGACGGCGCGGGGGATCACCATCAAGGCGTTCGAATCCACCGAAGACCTGTACTCCGCCATCGACCTCGTGTGCGACAAGGTCGAGCGCCAGCTGAAGAAGTATCGCGAGAAACGGAAAGAGAAGGGGCAGGCGGTCACCCCCGAGCCGATGGTGTCCGGATCGTCCCTCACGATCGCGGCGGGGGAAGGCCGGCCCAGGATCATCCACTCGGATAACTTCCTGGCCAAGCCGATGACGGTGGAGGATGCGGCGCGTCACCTCGACATGCTCCGGCTCGACGTCGTGATGTTCGTTAACCAGGAGACGAACCAGCCGAGCGTGGTTTTCCGGCAGCAGGACGGCAACATCGGCTTCACGGAGCCGCCGGCCCGATGA
- a CDS encoding KpsF/GutQ family sugar-phosphate isomerase, which translates to MRNDRIERAGRVLAVEAAAIEGLRGKLDERFGKAVDLLMAARGKVIVSGMGKSGLIARKIAATLASTGTPAFFLHPAEGIHGDIGMVLRGDVVIALSNSGETEEIVRLMPVFQRMGLPVIALTGNAGSTLGRYADVTLDVGVLEEACPLGLAPTASTTATLAMGDALAVVLFEEKGFSEEDFAMLHPGGALGRRLQTISDLMHTGDEIPLVSPDTPLKDALFTISAKRLGVTGVVDGDGRLVGIITDGDIRRATSAGVDLFNTTAGAVMTPSPKGIASTELAAAALRRMEEFSITSLFVFDPRDPNRPVGIVHVHDLLKAGVG; encoded by the coding sequence ATGAGAAATGACCGCATCGAGCGCGCCGGGAGGGTCCTCGCCGTGGAGGCCGCTGCGATCGAGGGGCTTCGGGGAAAGCTCGACGAGCGATTCGGCAAGGCGGTGGACCTGCTGATGGCAGCCCGGGGAAAGGTCATCGTTTCCGGGATGGGAAAGTCGGGGCTGATCGCCCGGAAGATCGCGGCGACCCTCGCCTCCACCGGGACCCCGGCGTTCTTCCTCCACCCCGCGGAAGGTATCCACGGCGACATCGGGATGGTGCTGCGCGGGGACGTGGTGATCGCCCTTTCCAACTCCGGGGAGACCGAGGAGATCGTCCGCCTGATGCCTGTCTTCCAGCGGATGGGACTGCCGGTGATCGCCCTCACGGGGAACGCGGGCTCCACGCTCGGGCGGTACGCGGACGTGACCCTCGACGTGGGGGTGCTGGAGGAGGCGTGCCCTCTCGGGCTGGCGCCCACCGCCTCGACGACGGCGACGCTGGCGATGGGGGACGCGCTGGCGGTCGTCCTCTTCGAGGAGAAGGGGTTCTCCGAGGAAGATTTCGCGATGCTTCACCCCGGCGGCGCCCTCGGGCGCCGCCTGCAGACGATTTCGGACCTGATGCACACGGGGGACGAGATCCCGCTGGTCTCCCCGGACACGCCGCTGAAGGACGCCCTGTTCACGATCAGCGCGAAGCGGCTGGGGGTGACCGGCGTCGTCGACGGCGACGGGCGACTCGTGGGGATCATCACCGACGGCGATATCCGGCGGGCGACCTCGGCGGGCGTGGACCTTTTCAACACGACCGCGGGCGCCGTCATGACCCCTTCCCCCAAGGGGATCGCTTCGACCGAACTGGCGGCGGCGGCGCTGCGGAGGATGGAAGAGTTCTCGATCACCAGCCTGTTCGTCTTCGATCCTCGCGACCCGAATCGCCCTGTGGGGATCGTCCACGTTCACGATCTCTTGAAGGCGGGCGTCGGATGA
- the hprK gene encoding HPr(Ser) kinase/phosphatase: MPDSVQPAVTTIHGVFVEVIGLGVLLTGRSGIGKSECALDLVLRGHRFVADDVIHVDKLGPATLVGRGDDLTCQHMEIRGLGIINIRDLFGATATTRMKKMELVIQVEEWDPSREYDRLGLEDRTVEILGVRLPSLLVPISPGRNLATIVEVAVRNHLLKQLGVHSAREFVERQARHAGGDGTP, translated from the coding sequence GTGCCCGACTCCGTGCAACCTGCTGTCACGACGATCCACGGCGTTTTCGTCGAGGTCATCGGTCTGGGGGTTCTCCTCACGGGACGCAGCGGGATCGGCAAGAGCGAATGCGCCCTCGACCTCGTCCTCCGGGGCCACCGGTTCGTGGCCGACGACGTGATCCACGTCGACAAGCTCGGTCCGGCCACTCTCGTGGGCCGCGGGGACGATCTCACCTGCCAGCACATGGAGATCCGGGGTCTTGGGATCATCAACATCCGGGATCTGTTCGGGGCGACCGCGACGACGCGGATGAAAAAGATGGAACTCGTGATCCAGGTCGAGGAGTGGGATCCTTCCAGAGAGTACGACCGGCTTGGTCTCGAGGACAGGACCGTCGAGATCCTCGGCGTCCGGCTCCCCTCCCTTCTCGTGCCGATCTCCCCCGGGCGGAACCTGGCGACGATCGTGGAGGTGGCGGTGCGGAACCACCTGCTGAAGCAGCTCGGGGTCCACTCCGCGCGGGAATTCGTCGAGCGCCAGGCGCGTCACGCCGGAGGGGACGGCACCCCGTGA
- a CDS encoding PTS sugar transporter subunit IIB, producing MPLVLARIDCRLIHGQVVEAWVPHTSADSLIVANDDLAGNPFLRSVMELAVPPAIRVRFCRLDEAIPVLADADRNGERSILLVASAGDAVALRKAGARFNLLNIGNLHFSAGKVEISPSVFFAQEDFDALGWLRSHGVSVLVQGTPFESGRSFDADRE from the coding sequence ATGCCCCTGGTGCTCGCCCGCATCGACTGCCGGCTCATCCACGGGCAGGTTGTTGAGGCGTGGGTACCCCACACGTCCGCCGATTCCCTGATCGTCGCCAACGACGACCTCGCCGGGAACCCGTTCCTGCGCTCCGTGATGGAGCTGGCGGTTCCCCCGGCGATCCGCGTCCGCTTCTGTCGCCTCGACGAGGCGATTCCCGTTCTCGCCGACGCCGACCGGAACGGGGAGCGCTCCATCCTGCTCGTCGCCAGCGCAGGGGACGCGGTGGCGCTCCGGAAGGCGGGGGCGAGATTCAACCTCCTGAATATCGGAAATCTCCACTTTTCCGCGGGGAAGGTCGAGATTTCCCCGTCCGTGTTCTTCGCCCAGGAGGATTTCGACGCCCTTGGGTGGCTCCGCTCGCACGGGGTGTCGGTCCTCGTCCAGGGGACGCCGTTCGAGTCGGGAAGGTCGTTCGACGCGGATAGGGAGTAG